A genomic stretch from Mycobacterium cookii includes:
- a CDS encoding homoserine O-acetyltransferase/O-succinyltransferase family protein, with protein MGIQLADGPAQWTCALVNNMPDAAFCATERQFISLLDGGSGCRTVGVTRYAMAGVPRGERIRTHIAAEYRPFEDIFSDPPDLLVVTGANPLESRIEDEAYWSDLHGLLKWASEHVRTMVLSCLSAHAALAVFDGVERTVLPEKCTGVFAQQADQSHPLAAGFGGPVLLPHSRHNAVPVDTVVAAGYAVALQSEAAGWSVVTRTVGQSDVVLVQAHPEYDPTSLVREYLRDARRYVSHERDEPPCLPRDCLVGADWHRLRLLHKKVVGDRNPDLLDAFPFDQVAAHAPWQWRGTALRLYANLLATIPMRSV; from the coding sequence GTGGGCATTCAACTGGCCGACGGACCGGCGCAGTGGACATGCGCCCTGGTCAACAACATGCCCGACGCCGCGTTCTGCGCCACCGAGCGACAATTCATCAGCCTTCTCGACGGCGGATCCGGGTGTCGGACCGTCGGGGTGACGCGGTACGCCATGGCCGGGGTGCCCCGCGGCGAGCGGATCCGGACCCATATCGCCGCCGAGTACCGGCCGTTCGAGGACATCTTCTCCGACCCGCCCGACCTGCTGGTGGTCACCGGCGCCAACCCTCTCGAGTCCCGCATCGAGGACGAGGCCTACTGGTCCGATCTGCACGGATTGTTGAAGTGGGCGAGCGAACACGTGCGGACCATGGTGCTGTCCTGCCTGTCGGCCCACGCCGCCCTGGCCGTCTTCGACGGCGTCGAGCGGACCGTGCTGCCGGAGAAGTGCACGGGCGTCTTCGCCCAGCAGGCCGACCAGTCCCACCCGCTGGCCGCCGGGTTCGGCGGTCCCGTCCTGCTGCCCCATTCGCGGCACAACGCCGTGCCCGTCGACACGGTGGTCGCCGCCGGCTACGCGGTGGCCCTGCAGTCGGAGGCGGCCGGGTGGAGCGTGGTCACCAGAACCGTCGGCCAATCCGACGTCGTGCTGGTGCAGGCCCACCCCGAGTACGACCCGACCAGCCTGGTGCGCGAGTACCTCCGCGACGCGCGGCGCTACGTCAGCCACGAACGCGACGAACCGCCCTGCCTGCCCCGGGACTGCCTGGTCGGTGCGGACTGGCACCGGCTTCGCCTGCTGCACAAGAAAGTGGTCGGCGACCGGAACCCGGATCTGCTGGACGCCTTCCCCTTCGACCAGGTAGCTGCCCACGCCCCCTGGCAGTGGCGTGGTACCGCCCTGCGTCTGTACGCCAACCTGTTGGCGACCATCCCGATGAGGAGCGTCTGA
- a CDS encoding O-acetylhomoserine aminocarboxypropyltransferase/cysteine synthase family protein — protein sequence MHDETIAIHGGYTPDGTRAVAVPIYQTVAHDFIDAAHAGAVLDLETPGFHYNRLNNPTLDVLEQRICALEGGTAALVVASGMAAVSYAILTVASAGSNIVVAPQLYGATFTYFAHVLPTLGIEARFAVDDRAESIAPLIDDNTRAVFCETIGNPAGNVVDLEAVAAVAHASGVPLIVDNTVATPLMLKPFEHGADVVVHSLTKFVGGHGTTLGGAIVDGGRFPWADHPDRFPMFNQPEPAFHGVVFARDFPERPFTVRARSTQLRNSGATLSPFNAFMLLQGLETMALRLERHEANARAVAEYLAADPRVAWVSFAGFPDHPYHHLVERYLHGRVPSIITFGVTGGYDAGLAFFDALLLVKRLLNLGDAKTLAIHPASTTHRQLSDDELVKAGIKPETIRLSIGIEHIDDIIDDIDQALAKATVGHID from the coding sequence ATGCACGACGAGACCATCGCCATCCACGGTGGCTACACGCCCGACGGGACGCGGGCCGTGGCCGTGCCCATCTACCAGACGGTGGCCCACGATTTCATCGACGCCGCCCACGCCGGTGCGGTGCTCGACCTGGAGACGCCCGGCTTCCACTACAACCGGCTGAACAACCCGACCCTGGATGTCCTCGAGCAGCGCATCTGCGCCCTCGAAGGCGGGACGGCGGCCCTGGTGGTGGCATCGGGCATGGCCGCGGTCAGCTACGCCATCCTGACGGTGGCCAGCGCCGGCTCGAATATCGTTGTGGCCCCTCAGCTTTACGGCGCCACCTTCACCTACTTCGCCCATGTGCTGCCGACCTTGGGCATCGAGGCGCGCTTCGCCGTCGACGACCGGGCCGAGTCCATCGCCCCGCTCATCGACGACAACACCCGCGCCGTGTTCTGCGAGACCATCGGCAACCCGGCCGGCAACGTCGTCGACCTGGAGGCGGTGGCCGCCGTGGCCCACGCGTCCGGCGTGCCACTGATCGTCGACAACACGGTGGCCACCCCGCTGATGCTGAAGCCCTTCGAGCATGGCGCCGACGTGGTGGTCCACTCGCTGACCAAGTTCGTCGGCGGCCACGGCACCACGCTGGGTGGCGCCATCGTGGACGGCGGCCGATTCCCGTGGGCCGACCACCCCGACCGCTTCCCGATGTTCAACCAGCCCGAGCCCGCCTTCCACGGCGTCGTCTTCGCCCGCGACTTCCCCGAGCGGCCGTTCACCGTGCGGGCCCGCTCCACCCAGCTGCGCAACAGCGGCGCCACCCTGTCGCCGTTCAACGCCTTCATGCTGCTGCAGGGCCTCGAGACGATGGCGCTGCGGCTCGAGCGCCACGAGGCCAACGCCCGGGCCGTCGCCGAATACCTGGCCGCCGACCCCCGGGTGGCCTGGGTCAGCTTCGCCGGCTTCCCCGACCACCCGTACCACCACCTGGTCGAGCGCTACCTGCACGGACGCGTGCCGTCCATCATCACCTTCGGAGTCACCGGCGGCTACGACGCCGGATTGGCCTTCTTCGATGCACTCTTGCTGGTCAAGCGGCTGCTGAATCTGGGCGACGCCAAGACCCTGGCCATCCATCCCGCCTCCACCACGCATCGTCAGCTGTCCGACGACGAGTTGGTGAAGGCCGGTATCAAGCCGGAGACCATCCGGTTGTCCATCGGGATCGAGCACATCGACGACATCATCGACGACATCGACCAGGCCCTGGCCAAAGCCACGGTCGGCCACATCGACTGA
- a CDS encoding alpha/beta hydrolase family protein: MDSARLHRILADGLARRGFAVLHFDYLGLGDSAYAQDRDDAVANWVASVGHALDYLTLVGAQSTTAIGIRAGCLIVDEYLNRSHTVNRVVLLDPPGTGRRYLREHTALFRLSVGEDAVTAGEVSIMGGRLTDHAAGEFAALQLSANPVSTHGVDNVLLVGRPAETDRRVTALASSEGVDSIVSEGLPDCARPRDMLLPIPYAAVDSIVEWIDRHVSNGTHRAVPQYLDTVTMPADGPDGVDVIERIERIGPNGLFAIRTLPRRRSAAPARTVLFFVTAKDFHVGPAREWVELSRRIAASGAQAMRWDPAGMGLSGRIHRDPYRFVFTKADITDAIAVARHACHDVAELELVGICSGSWYAAQVVRNVGARSAILVNLVAWSWRITPNWLSQWDIRRKALRANAPRDTGGSHLGSWTARLRAPLAPARGATKSFMHNHLPRSVLHVLSWIGLVYLPESVLTTLVRRGTDLTLIAAPEDTEHFLARGGQGALDRLQETPQPPRRIAIPTGDHGAHHPMILAAIRNAVLPAMDAATAEDREILWCPDEISAREVRAG; this comes from the coding sequence ATGGATAGTGCCCGGCTGCACCGGATCCTCGCCGACGGGCTCGCGCGCCGGGGTTTCGCCGTGCTGCATTTCGACTATTTGGGTTTGGGCGATTCCGCATACGCTCAGGACCGTGATGACGCGGTCGCCAATTGGGTGGCAAGCGTGGGCCACGCGCTCGATTACCTCACGCTGGTCGGCGCGCAATCAACGACCGCGATCGGCATCCGTGCCGGTTGCCTGATCGTCGACGAGTACCTAAATCGCTCGCACACGGTCAACCGTGTGGTCTTACTCGACCCTCCCGGAACAGGCAGGCGTTACCTGCGTGAACACACCGCGCTGTTCCGGCTGTCGGTGGGCGAGGACGCCGTGACGGCCGGCGAAGTGTCGATCATGGGCGGCCGGTTGACCGACCACGCGGCCGGAGAATTCGCTGCGCTGCAACTGAGTGCCAATCCGGTCAGTACCCATGGTGTCGACAACGTGCTTCTGGTGGGACGACCCGCCGAGACCGACAGGCGCGTCACCGCCTTGGCATCGTCCGAGGGAGTCGATTCGATCGTCAGCGAAGGTCTGCCGGACTGCGCCCGGCCGCGGGATATGTTGCTGCCGATCCCTTACGCCGCAGTCGATTCGATCGTCGAGTGGATCGACCGACACGTTTCCAACGGCACCCATCGCGCCGTACCGCAATACCTGGACACGGTGACGATGCCCGCCGACGGCCCCGACGGGGTCGACGTCATCGAGCGCATCGAACGAATCGGGCCCAACGGCCTGTTCGCCATCCGGACGCTGCCCCGACGCCGCAGTGCCGCACCCGCAAGAACCGTGCTGTTCTTCGTGACCGCCAAGGACTTTCACGTCGGACCCGCGCGAGAGTGGGTCGAATTGTCGCGTCGCATTGCGGCAAGCGGGGCACAGGCGATGCGTTGGGACCCCGCGGGTATGGGCTTGTCAGGCCGGATCCACCGCGATCCGTACCGCTTCGTGTTCACCAAGGCCGACATCACCGACGCGATCGCGGTGGCCAGACATGCATGCCACGACGTCGCCGAACTCGAGCTCGTCGGTATCTGCTCGGGCTCGTGGTACGCCGCGCAGGTCGTCCGCAACGTCGGCGCGCGGTCGGCGATCCTGGTCAACCTGGTGGCGTGGAGTTGGCGCATCACCCCTAACTGGCTGTCGCAGTGGGACATTCGGAGGAAAGCGCTAAGAGCAAACGCGCCTCGTGACACCGGCGGCTCCCACCTCGGATCCTGGACAGCGCGCCTCAGGGCGCCTCTCGCCCCAGCCAGAGGGGCGACGAAAAGCTTTATGCACAACCATCTCCCGCGCTCCGTGCTGCACGTGTTGAGCTGGATCGGATTGGTCTACCTGCCGGAAAGTGTGCTGACGACGCTCGTCCGTCGTGGCACCGACCTGACGCTGATCGCCGCGCCAGAAGATACGGAGCATTTCCTTGCCCGAGGTGGCCAGGGGGCCCTCGACCGTCTGCAAGAGACACCACAGCCGCCGCGGCGGATCGCCATACCGACCGGCGACCATGGCGCCCATCACCCAATGATATTGGCCGCGATCCGCAATGCGGTGCTGCCGGCAATGGACGCCGCTACGGCCGAGGATCGCGAAATCCTCTGGTGCCCAGACGAAATCAGCGCGCGTGAGGTTCGGGCGGGGTAA
- a CDS encoding holo-ACP synthase codes for MPRARAVNPPKPAPPSVFPSEIDGRRVRVGCDIVAMEDVEGSLAAFGDRYLRKIFTPSEIDDCRGRNRVHSLAARFAAKEAVIKAFAEPEMPFPWREMEVTRDGPLPRLRLSGALAERARGQGWLSSSLSLSHADCHAMAVLLVVCGPVVSSANGPR; via the coding sequence ATGCCACGTGCACGAGCCGTCAACCCACCGAAACCGGCTCCGCCGAGCGTCTTTCCGAGCGAGATCGACGGGCGCCGGGTCCGTGTCGGGTGCGACATCGTCGCCATGGAGGATGTCGAGGGTTCGCTGGCGGCGTTCGGGGACCGTTACCTCCGCAAGATCTTCACGCCGAGCGAAATCGACGACTGCCGGGGCCGCAACCGGGTGCACAGCCTGGCGGCCCGGTTCGCGGCCAAGGAAGCGGTGATCAAAGCGTTCGCCGAGCCCGAGATGCCTTTTCCCTGGCGGGAAATGGAGGTGACGCGGGACGGTCCCTTGCCTCGGCTTCGTCTGAGCGGAGCGCTCGCCGAGCGGGCACGAGGCCAAGGCTGGCTCAGCTCGTCGTTGTCGCTTTCGCACGCCGACTGCCACGCAATGGCCGTCCTCCTTGTGGTCTGCGGCCCGGTCGTGTCCAGCGCCAACGGCCCTCGCTGA
- a CDS encoding acyl carrier protein produces MLDQIRDVLSAHGRMAIDPREVDDQADLYELGLTSHASVDVMLALEDAFDIEFPEEVLKKSTFASIHNIAQVVEGLVKAPA; encoded by the coding sequence ATGCTGGACCAGATTCGCGACGTTTTATCTGCGCACGGCCGGATGGCAATTGATCCACGCGAGGTGGACGATCAGGCCGATCTCTACGAACTCGGCCTGACGTCGCATGCGTCGGTCGATGTGATGCTTGCGCTCGAGGATGCCTTCGACATCGAGTTCCCGGAGGAAGTGCTCAAGAAGTCCACCTTTGCCTCGATCCACAACATCGCGCAGGTCGTCGAAGGTCTGGTCAAAGCGCCTGCATGA
- a CDS encoding phytanoyl-CoA dioxygenase family protein — protein sequence MPTAVRTVGSDCAPADVAEVLKEDGCVVIADLASAETMDQIRAEIAPYLAVTCGGNTDFLGEVTQRTGALIARSPSARPLIAHRTIIDTLDLVLGDHASTFQIDLTQLVTIGPGEPAQMIHRDQWAFDRYRFPMGFEAEVGTMWAVTDFTEEMGATRMVVGSHRWEDDPDDVDFELSAPAIMTKGSVLMYTGSIFHGGGANTTEVSRIGMNVGYSLGWLRQEENQYLACPPEIARTLPEGLLRLMGYQRGSYSIGYVDDMREPLDWLYDSPAYISDFYGYRRVARKRLRATGTYVPPAAPDTN from the coding sequence ATGCCAACAGCAGTACGTACAGTCGGTTCGGACTGCGCGCCCGCAGATGTCGCGGAAGTGCTCAAAGAAGACGGGTGCGTCGTCATCGCCGACCTCGCATCCGCCGAAACGATGGACCAGATCAGGGCCGAGATCGCGCCGTACCTGGCCGTGACATGTGGAGGCAACACCGACTTCCTCGGGGAGGTCACGCAACGAACCGGCGCGCTGATCGCCCGTTCACCGAGCGCTCGCCCACTGATCGCCCACCGGACGATCATCGACACGCTCGATCTGGTGTTGGGCGACCACGCCAGCACCTTCCAGATCGACCTGACCCAGCTGGTGACCATCGGACCCGGTGAGCCGGCGCAGATGATTCATCGGGACCAGTGGGCGTTCGACCGCTACCGGTTCCCGATGGGTTTCGAAGCCGAAGTGGGCACCATGTGGGCTGTCACCGACTTCACCGAGGAGATGGGCGCCACCCGGATGGTGGTAGGCAGCCACCGGTGGGAGGACGACCCCGACGACGTCGACTTCGAGCTGTCCGCCCCAGCGATCATGACCAAGGGGTCAGTGCTGATGTATACGGGCTCGATATTCCATGGCGGAGGTGCCAACACGACCGAAGTCAGCCGGATCGGGATGAACGTGGGCTACTCGCTCGGGTGGTTGCGGCAGGAGGAGAACCAGTATCTCGCCTGCCCGCCCGAGATCGCCCGGACCCTTCCCGAAGGTCTGCTCCGGCTGATGGGTTACCAGCGCGGTTCCTACTCCATCGGCTACGTCGACGACATGCGTGAACCGCTGGACTGGCTGTACGACAGCCCGGCGTACATCTCCGACTTCTACGGTTATCGCCGCGTGGCCCGCAAGCGGCTCAGGGCGACCGGGACCTACGTCCCACCCGCGGCACCCGACACCAATTAA
- a CDS encoding TIGR03621 family F420-dependent LLM class oxidoreductase codes for MPSTLPFRFGVLAEVTPTMSAWRDQARMAESLGYSTLYISDHLDAQFGPLVAATVAAEATSTLHVGFGVLNNDLRNPVVVAKEIATLGLAAEERVEVGFGAGWLRSDYEQAGIAYDKPAVRVDRLAESLAVMKTLWSEGKSTYTGTYYTVQDARCDPRPALPPRVIVGGGSKRILTVAAEHADTVGVNTSLASGVKGGDLASQASFEHFDRCLSWVRDGAGDRFNAIELQIVAFATRVVASQRAAARTATMLGFPGEDALELPIVLIGTEDELCERLLKRRERWGFTNIVIGAEAMESFAPVVARLAGS; via the coding sequence ATGCCCTCAACACTCCCGTTTCGATTCGGCGTACTCGCCGAGGTCACGCCCACCATGTCGGCTTGGCGAGACCAGGCGCGGATGGCCGAGTCACTCGGCTACTCGACCCTGTACATCTCTGACCACCTCGACGCCCAGTTCGGGCCCCTGGTCGCCGCAACCGTGGCGGCCGAGGCGACCTCGACCCTCCACGTGGGCTTCGGTGTGTTGAACAACGACCTCCGCAACCCGGTCGTCGTGGCCAAGGAGATCGCCACGCTCGGCTTGGCGGCCGAAGAACGGGTCGAGGTGGGTTTCGGCGCGGGCTGGCTGCGGAGCGATTACGAACAAGCGGGCATCGCGTACGACAAACCCGCTGTCCGCGTGGACCGGCTGGCCGAGAGCCTCGCGGTCATGAAGACGCTGTGGTCCGAAGGGAAGTCGACGTACACCGGGACCTATTACACGGTGCAGGACGCCCGCTGCGATCCTCGCCCGGCTTTGCCGCCCCGCGTCATCGTCGGAGGCGGAAGCAAACGAATACTCACCGTCGCGGCCGAACACGCGGACACCGTGGGCGTCAACACCAGCCTGGCGTCGGGCGTAAAGGGCGGCGATCTGGCGAGCCAGGCCTCCTTCGAGCATTTCGATCGCTGCCTGTCATGGGTGCGCGACGGGGCCGGTGACCGCTTCAACGCCATCGAGCTGCAGATCGTGGCCTTCGCCACCAGAGTCGTCGCCAGCCAGCGCGCGGCCGCTCGCACCGCAACGATGCTCGGCTTTCCGGGCGAGGATGCGCTCGAACTCCCGATCGTCCTGATCGGCACCGAGGACGAGTTGTGTGAGCGGCTTCTCAAGCGCCGCGAGCGGTGGGGCTTCACCAACATCGTCATCGGCGCCGAGGCGATGGAGTCCTTCGCGCCGGTGGTCGCCCGACTCGCGGGCAGCTGA
- a CDS encoding amino acid adenylation domain-containing protein — MTNTCVLGAVLDYVNRDPNQPAVKDLNRALTRGELRAAARRVAAGLHQKGVRPGDRVALLIGNSVDFVVAAVGCLWAGATFVPLAITDPDVRRAQIVADCRPAQVITAGQTRPSGLPAGTVWTSLSALSAAGGPPPLPVTGRIAYIIYTSGTTGVPKGVQITSDAFFTAAEACADAVGLTPDDRALCVSPVHFDGSFSAIFPPLVRGVPLVIPDREALLFPRRFFSIVAREGITATSFSPSYLRLLRSSGRLDRLADTPLRVMALGGEAPSTADIRAVWAASPGLRVVNRYGPTETTIAVAHLDLTPELLDAGLVPIGQPHAGSSFHLVDEHGSPVDGPGVVGELHISGRQLMAGYLNDPGHSAAVLRTDVVEGATVYRTGDLVYRDDRGNYVYVGRSDRVIKRHGVRLSLVEVTEALGSTEGIASAACTTFDLEGDLGIAAFVVTDRELTPVGVRQAASQRLPETMLPDQFFLVASLPLTSSSKVDEKRLLKEAGLTPPNEGARAASVVAL; from the coding sequence GTGACGAACACCTGCGTGCTCGGCGCTGTGCTGGACTACGTAAACCGAGACCCGAACCAGCCCGCCGTCAAGGACCTGAACCGCGCATTGACCCGCGGCGAACTGCGCGCCGCAGCGCGCCGAGTGGCTGCCGGCCTGCATCAGAAAGGCGTCAGGCCCGGCGATCGGGTTGCTCTGCTGATCGGCAACTCGGTGGACTTCGTGGTGGCGGCGGTGGGCTGTCTGTGGGCGGGGGCCACGTTCGTTCCGCTGGCGATCACCGACCCTGACGTCCGCCGCGCGCAGATCGTCGCCGACTGCCGACCCGCACAGGTGATTACCGCGGGTCAGACGCGGCCATCGGGACTCCCAGCCGGCACGGTGTGGACCAGCCTTTCGGCCTTGAGCGCGGCAGGCGGTCCCCCGCCACTACCCGTGACGGGCCGGATTGCGTACATCATCTACACCTCGGGCACGACCGGAGTTCCCAAAGGCGTCCAGATCACCTCGGACGCCTTTTTCACCGCGGCCGAAGCATGCGCCGACGCGGTCGGGCTCACCCCGGACGACCGAGCGCTCTGCGTTTCGCCCGTGCACTTCGACGGGTCCTTTTCGGCGATCTTTCCTCCGCTCGTGCGCGGAGTCCCACTCGTCATCCCCGACCGGGAAGCTTTGCTGTTTCCACGCCGGTTCTTCTCGATTGTCGCCCGCGAGGGCATCACTGCGACCAGCTTCTCTCCCAGTTACCTGCGGCTGCTTCGGTCCAGCGGCCGGCTCGATCGTCTGGCCGACACCCCATTGCGCGTGATGGCCCTGGGTGGTGAAGCGCCGTCCACTGCCGACATCCGGGCGGTGTGGGCCGCCAGTCCAGGCCTGCGGGTGGTCAACCGGTACGGGCCGACCGAGACGACCATCGCGGTCGCTCATCTCGACCTGACGCCGGAGCTGCTCGACGCCGGGCTGGTACCGATCGGCCAGCCGCACGCCGGCAGCTCGTTCCACCTCGTCGACGAACACGGAAGTCCGGTGGACGGCCCCGGCGTCGTCGGCGAGCTGCACATCAGCGGGCGGCAGCTGATGGCCGGATACCTGAACGACCCGGGCCACAGCGCGGCCGTGCTGCGAACCGACGTGGTCGAGGGAGCCACCGTCTACCGCACCGGCGATCTGGTTTACCGCGACGACCGGGGCAATTACGTCTACGTCGGCCGTTCGGACCGCGTCATCAAGCGCCATGGTGTGCGGCTGTCACTGGTCGAGGTGACCGAGGCGCTCGGCAGCACCGAGGGGATCGCATCCGCGGCGTGCACGACCTTCGACCTGGAGGGCGATCTGGGGATCGCCGCATTTGTGGTGACCGACCGCGAACTCACCCCTGTCGGCGTCCGCCAGGCCGCGAGCCAACGGCTCCCCGAGACCATGTTGCCCGATCAGTTCTTCCTGGTGGCCAGCTTGCCCTTGACTTCTTCCAGCAAGGTCGATGAGAAACGCCTGCTCAAGGAGGCTGGCTTGACCCCGCCGAACGAAGGGGCCCGAGCCGCCAGTGTCGTTGCTCTCTGA
- a CDS encoding class I SAM-dependent methyltransferase, with translation MRRRSSSAFPDASQYNFWIKLAPSVARLFGASSTLRTKTINAAQIADFVDWQVRVFGARPTVFGRRETLWERLAQRLDPNRRLVVLEFGVAWGYATNWWLCRLGGRDDVVWHGFDRFTGLPRAWREYPQGMFDAGGQPPAIDDERVRWHVGDVQDTLGAVDLPAARDAQWLVLFDMDIYEPTVFAWEAINAHLRPGDVIYLDEAVDRDERCVLDEMILPSIGCESVGATPYALGLVVTRPVG, from the coding sequence ATGCGAAGGAGAAGTTCATCGGCCTTCCCCGACGCGAGCCAGTACAACTTCTGGATCAAGCTGGCGCCAAGCGTGGCACGCCTGTTCGGAGCTTCCTCGACGCTTCGTACCAAGACCATCAACGCCGCACAGATCGCCGACTTCGTCGATTGGCAGGTGCGTGTGTTCGGTGCTCGGCCAACGGTTTTCGGGCGGCGCGAAACGCTGTGGGAACGGCTCGCGCAGAGGCTGGACCCAAACCGTCGTCTTGTGGTGCTCGAGTTCGGTGTCGCCTGGGGCTATGCGACCAACTGGTGGTTGTGCCGATTGGGCGGTCGCGACGACGTGGTCTGGCACGGGTTCGACCGTTTCACGGGGCTGCCACGCGCCTGGCGTGAATATCCGCAGGGCATGTTCGATGCCGGTGGTCAGCCGCCGGCGATCGACGATGAGCGCGTACGTTGGCACGTCGGCGACGTCCAGGACACTCTGGGCGCGGTGGACCTGCCCGCCGCGCGCGATGCGCAATGGCTGGTGCTGTTCGACATGGACATCTACGAACCGACCGTCTTTGCCTGGGAGGCGATCAATGCTCACCTACGACCGGGGGATGTCATCTACCTCGACGAAGCGGTGGACCGCGACGAACGGTGCGTCCTGGACGAGATGATCCTGCCGTCGATCGGTTGCGAGTCCGTCGGCGCCACGCCGTACGCGTTGGGTCTGGTGGTAACCCGTCCAGTCGGCTGA
- a CDS encoding phenylacetate--CoA ligase family protein: MQTMLPTPTPGGIYSELVRRQRAELQDAYMKGVRRLRWDAARLAAERERRLRELLVHAAEHSPFWRERLAGHDLANFTEADLPSLPILTKTEMMTEFDRILTVPGLTRARISEHISSLDGDRYIDDEYRAIVSSGYAGTEAYHVYGWDSFITFVMQGSRWTGRRGEDPAAVLAQCFSCSARHESGAFYAFSSFEGGGPTSHCFDATLPLGAMVDRLNNIRPGVEALQGWPSLIWELAQEARLGRLTIKPTWVSVAGELCTEPVREAVRSAWGIEASEFWGCSEGTYAFPCGVGEGMHVADDLVILEPADADGNVVPYGQPAARMLLTNLFNPVQPLIRYDLTDAVTMTDEPCPCGCAHRRILSVNGRIDGVFKYDGGAVVPRADLEQTVVATPGVVNFFIDQNHGGVDVSVVTDGSTDLQQLRTELSDVLGRHGGPSTDVDVRAVDSIKRLSRGKTRQFDTEAV; the protein is encoded by the coding sequence ATGCAGACGATGCTCCCCACCCCGACGCCGGGCGGAATCTACTCCGAACTGGTCCGGCGCCAACGTGCCGAATTGCAGGACGCCTACATGAAGGGGGTGCGCCGGCTGCGTTGGGACGCAGCACGTCTCGCCGCCGAACGCGAACGGCGCCTTCGGGAGCTGCTGGTGCACGCCGCCGAGCACTCGCCGTTCTGGCGGGAACGACTGGCAGGCCACGACCTGGCCAACTTCACCGAGGCCGACCTCCCGTCACTGCCGATCCTGACCAAGACCGAGATGATGACAGAGTTCGACCGGATTCTCACCGTCCCCGGGTTGACCCGCGCCCGCATCAGCGAACACATCAGTTCGCTGGACGGCGACCGCTACATCGACGACGAGTACCGGGCGATCGTCAGCTCGGGATACGCCGGGACCGAGGCCTACCACGTCTACGGCTGGGACTCGTTCATCACGTTCGTGATGCAGGGCTCGCGGTGGACCGGGCGACGCGGCGAAGACCCGGCGGCGGTTTTGGCCCAGTGCTTCAGTTGCAGCGCCAGGCATGAATCGGGCGCGTTCTACGCCTTCAGCAGCTTCGAGGGCGGCGGGCCCACGTCGCACTGCTTCGACGCCACACTGCCCCTGGGCGCGATGGTCGACCGTCTCAACAACATCCGTCCTGGTGTGGAGGCCCTGCAGGGTTGGCCGAGCCTGATCTGGGAGCTGGCGCAAGAGGCCAGGCTTGGGCGGCTGACCATCAAGCCGACCTGGGTCAGCGTCGCTGGGGAGCTGTGCACCGAGCCGGTCCGCGAGGCCGTGCGGTCCGCGTGGGGGATCGAGGCTTCGGAGTTCTGGGGCTGCTCAGAAGGCACCTACGCGTTTCCGTGCGGCGTCGGCGAAGGCATGCACGTCGCCGACGATCTGGTGATCCTCGAGCCGGCGGACGCCGACGGCAACGTCGTGCCCTATGGGCAGCCCGCGGCTCGGATGCTGCTGACCAACCTGTTCAACCCGGTGCAGCCGCTGATCCGCTACGACCTGACCGACGCGGTGACGATGACCGACGAGCCATGCCCGTGCGGTTGCGCTCATCGACGCATCTTGTCGGTCAACGGCCGGATCGACGGCGTGTTCAAGTACGACGGTGGTGCCGTGGTGCCGCGCGCGGATCTCGAACAGACGGTCGTGGCCACCCCCGGCGTCGTGAACTTCTTCATCGACCAAAACCACGGCGGAGTCGATGTGTCCGTGGTGACCGACGGTTCGACCGACCTCCAGCAACTGCGGACGGAACTGAGCGACGTGCTCGGTCGGCACGGCGGGCCGAGTACGGACGTCGACGTGCGCGCGGTCGATTCGATCAAGCGGCTGTCGCGAGGGAAAACCAGGCAGTTCGACACTGAGGCGGTCTAG